A window of Anas acuta chromosome 8, bAnaAcu1.1, whole genome shotgun sequence contains these coding sequences:
- the ZNF644 gene encoding zinc finger protein 644 isoform X1, which produces MDDLEINTEVTGAKEEEEILCGDNFISEEEGGIPKSQESDTSFQKNNTLTLPGELSRDLSEKALSGGQTSLFIHTGAPTVSSENFILSRGTAVNGPVSHSTSTKTSIMNKGSVSLTTGQPVGHHTDSCSTLTVVQDLQLPAKSTTQKSNQHQVLFLLPDVAHAKNMTHSIKNLPTSASIGCDSQKSVGNSVDSTLVGQVEVCEDDKNLLVKDDCVDTLTGISSGTGGFRSTCDPSWDPQKEFIQFLMTNEETIEKSPIHCKVGLEKKRKRKMDVSKITRYTEDCFGDTGYIPSKSKLLSVDFLEQNEELQMVEPQQYSLNKVKPESTDEELEAVDAIQQLIYSPTGSCAEDASPVHTSTFLSNTLKNKCEQNDSESPSTFSTDEPSFYPCTKCNVNFREKKHLHRHMMYHLDGNSHFRHLNVPRPYACRECGRTFRDRNSLLKHMIIHQERRQKLMEEIRELKELQDEGRSARLQCPQCVFGTNCPKTFVQHAKTHEKDKRYYCCEECNFMAVTENELECHRGIAHGAVVKCSIIGSDMSQRKSQKKASMKDPYLGSSKKSATYMCKMCPFTTSARSILKKHMEYLHPTSCIDPFRSHLRLEKRKGSIIEESLDFGSRTKQLMKQSSTFPKNSVLKQDVKRSFGSTSQSSNFTKLHKRPYRIQKARKSVSQSSKLNSAEKKDSYETEDESSWDNVELCDYTTHSVEDESYSDINQEHVSLFPIFKGKIEDHEAVDKSSLSYEQNDGFYFEYYEDAEGSNFLRELHDPQNLENVGSALPKHNSVFHWTDLSLEKKSCPYCPATFETGVGLSNHVRGHLHRAGLSYEARHVVSPEQIATSDKMQHFKRTGTGTPVKRVRKAIEKSETSSEHTCQLCGGWFDTKIGLSNHVRGHLKRLGKTKWDAHKSPICVLNEMMQNEEKYEKILKALNSRRIIPRPFVAQKFASNDDFLSQNVIPLEAYHNGLKTEDTSVSASEEEGLSFLNECDETKAVLHDEKKNQSLTLIELLKNKRLGEERNPDISPQKIHNQTARKRFVQKCVLPLNEDSPLMYQPQKMDLTMQSGMPVKLRTCVHCNTTFTSAVSLSNHLRAYARKKSAGLLTGTALDCKQKKSRSRSGSKKKMLPLPHSADEVYILRCRFCGLVFRGPLSVQEDWIKHLQRHIVNANLPRTGAGMVEVTSLLKKPASITETSFSLLMAEAAS; this is translated from the exons ATGGATGACTTAGAGATAAATACTGAAGTCACTGGTGctaaagaagaagaagaaattctgTGTGGTGATAATTTCATATCTGAGGAAGAAGGTGGCATTCCTAAATCACAAGAGAGTGACACGTCATTTCAGAAGAACAATACACTGACTCTGCCTGGGGAGCTATCAAGGGACTTATCTGAAAAAGCCTTAAGTGGAGGCCAGACTTCTCTATTTATACACACTGGTGCTCCTACTGTTTCTAGTGAAAACTTTATCTTGTCTAGAGGAACTGCTGTTAATGGACCAGTTTCACACTCCACCTCAACTAAGACTTCCATTATGAATAAAGGCAGTGTTTCATTAACCACTGGACAGCCTGTAGGTCATCATACAGATTCCTGCTCAACTTTGACAGTGGTTCAAGACCTTCAGCTGCCTGCAAAGAGTACaacacaaaaatcaaatcagcaccaagttttatttttgttacctGATGTAGCGCATGCTAAGAACATGACTCATTCCATTAAAAATCTACCTACCTCTGCTTCAATTGGTTGTGATTCACAGAAATCAGTAGGTAATAGTGTAGATAGCACTTTAGTAGGCCAAGTAGAAGTTTGTGAGGATGATAAAAATTTACTGGTAAAAGATGATTGTGTTGATACATTAACAGGCATTTCCTCAGGTACAGGTGGTTTCAGATCGACATGTGATCCCAGCTGGGATCCACAGAAAGAGTTTATACAGTTTCTTATgacaaatgaagaaacaatAGAGAAGTCTCCAATTCACTGTAAAGTaggtttagaaaaaaagagaaaaagaaaaatggacgTTAGTAAAATAACACGCTATACTGAAGACTGTTTTGGTGATACAGGTTATATTCCTAGTAAATCAAAACTGCTAAGTGTTGACTTCTTAGAACAGAATGAAGAGCTACAAATGGTAGAACCACAACAATATTCATTGAATAAAGTAAAGCCTGAATCCACAGATGAAGAGCTGGAAGCTGTTGATGCTATCCAACAACTCATTTATAGTCCCACTGGTAGCTGTGCAGAAGATGCTTCTCCTGTTCACACTAGCACTTTTCTTtccaatactttaaaaaataaatgtgaacaGAATGATTCTGAATCACCATCTACTTTCAGTACCGATGAACCATCATTTTATCCCTGTACAAAGTGCAATGTGaattttagggagaaaaaacatctgCATAGGCATATGATGTACCATTTAGATGGGAACAGCCATTTCCGACATCTCAATGTCCCGCGGCCCTATGCATGTAGGGAATGTGGAAGGACATTTCGAGATCGTAATTCACTTCTTAAACATATGATAATTCACCAGGAAAGAAGGCAGAAACTGATGGAAGAAATCCGTGAGCTTAAAGAACTTCAGGATGAGGGTAGGAGTGCACGGTTACAGTGTCCCCAATGTGTATTTGGTACTAATTGTCCCAAAACATTTGTGCAGCATGCAAAGACCcatgaaaaagataaaagatactATTGCTGTGAGGAATGCAATTTCATGGCTGTGACAGAAAATGAACTTGAATGCCATCGAGGGATTGCTCATGGAGCAGTAGTCAAATGTTCCATTATTGGTAGTGACATGTCCCAgaggaaatcacagaaaaagGCATCCATGAAAGATCCATATTTAGGATCCTCAAAGAAGTCAGCAACATACATGTGTAAGATGTGTCCATTTACAACTTCGGctagaagcattttaaaaaaacacatggaaTACCTGCATCCAACATCTTGCATCGATCCCTTTCGTAGCCATCTTAGACtagaaaagaggaaaggcaGCATTATAGAAGAATCTTTAGATTTTGGTAGCAGGACAAAACAGTTGATGAAACAATCTTCTACATTTCCAAAGAACTCAGTTTTAAAACAGGATGTAAAAAGATCTTTTGGCTCTACTTCACAGTCCAGTAACTTCACCAAACTTCACAAGAGACCCTACAGGATACAGAAGGCCCGGAAAAGCGTTTCACAGTCATCT aaacttaactctgctgaaaaaaaagacagctatGAAACGGAGGATGAAAGTTCATGGGATAATGTTGAACTATGTGATTACACTACACACTCTGTGGAGGATGAATCTTACAGTGATATTAATCAGGAACATGTAAGCCTATTCCCTATATTCAAAGGTAAAATAGAAGATCATGAAGCTGTTGATAAATCTTCGCTTAGTTACGAGCAGAATGatggcttttattttgaatattatgAAGATGCTGAGGGTAGTAACTTCCTCCGTGAGCTGCATGATCCTCAGAATTTAGAAAATGTAGGATCAGCATTGCCAAAACATAATTCAGTTTTCCATTGGACTGATTTGTCGCTTGAAAAGAAGTCCTGCCCATACTGCCCAGCAACCTTTGAAACAGGTGTTGGATTGTCCAATCATGTCAGAGGGCATCTTCACAGAGCTGGATTGAGCTATGAAGCCCGTCATGTTGTTTCACCAGAACAGATAGCAACGAGTGacaaaatgcaacattttaaaagaactggAACAGGAACTCCTGTTAAGCGTGTTAGAAAAg caATTGAGAAATCTGAAACTTCCTCTGAGCATACGTGTCAGCTCTGTGGAGGCTGGTTTGATACTAAAATTGGATTATCAAATCATGTGCGCGGACACCTGAAGAGGCTTGGCAAAACCAAGTGGGATGCTCACAAGTCTCCGATCTGTGTTCTGAATGAGATGATGCAAAACGAAGAGAAGTATGAAAAAATTCTAAAGGCTTTGAATAGTCGCCGCATTATTCCCAGACCGTTTGTTGCTCAGAAATTTGCATCAAATGATGACTTCTTATCTCAGAATGTTATACCTCTTGAAGCATACCATAATGGCCTAAAGACTGAAGATACATCTGTGTCTGCATCGGAGGAAGAAGGGCTGAGTTTCCTAAATGAATGTGATGAAACAAAAGCAGTACtacatgatgaaaaaaaaaatcagtcacttACACTGATagaacttctgaaaaataaaaggttaggaGAAGAAAGGAATCCTGATATTTCTCCTCAAAAGATTCATAATCAAACTGCGAGAAAGAGGTTTGTTCAGAAATGTGTTCTTCCATTAAATGAAGACAGTCCATTGATGTATCAGCCACAAAAAATGGACTTGACTATGCAGTCAG GTATGCCTGTGAAGCTTAGAACGTGTGTGCATTGCAATACGACGTTTACAAGTGCTGTTAGCCTGTCCAACCACTTACGCGCTTATGCACGAAAGAAGAGTGCTGGACTTTTGACTGGGACAG
- the ZNF644 gene encoding zinc finger protein 644 isoform X3: MDDLEINTEVTGAKEEEEILCGDNFISEEEGGIPKSQESDTSFQKNNTLTLPGELSRDLSEKALSGGQTSLFIHTGAPTVSSENFILSRGTAVNGPVSHSTSTKTSIMNKGSVSLTTGQPVGHHTDSCSTLTVVQDLQLPAKSTTQKSNQHQVLFLLPDVAHAKNMTHSIKNLPTSASIGCDSQKSVGNSVDSTLVGQVEVCEDDKNLLVKDDCVDTLTGISSGTGGFRSTCDPSWDPQKEFIQFLMTNEETIEKSPIHCKVGLEKKRKRKMDVSKITRYTEDCFGDTGYIPSKSKLLSVDFLEQNEELQMVEPQQYSLNKVKPESTDEELEAVDAIQQLIYSPTGSCAEDASPVHTSTFLSNTLKNKCEQNDSESPSTFSTDEPSFYPCTKCNVNFREKKHLHRHMMYHLDGNSHFRHLNVPRPYACRECGRTFRDRNSLLKHMIIHQERRQKLMEEIRELKELQDEGRSARLQCPQCVFGTNCPKTFVQHAKTHEKDKRYYCCEECNFMAVTENELECHRGIAHGAVVKCSIIGSDMSQRKSQKKASMKDPYLGSSKKSATYMCKMCPFTTSARSILKKHMEYLHPTSCIDPFRSHLRLEKRKGSIIEESLDFGSRTKQLMKQSSTFPKNSVLKQDVKRSFGSTSQSSNFTKLHKRPYRIQKARKSVSQSSKLNSAEKKDSYETEDESSWDNVELCDYTTHSVEDESYSDINQEHVSLFPIFKGKIEDHEAVDKSSLSYEQNDGFYFEYYEDAEGSNFLRELHDPQNLENVGSALPKHNSVFHWTDLSLEKKSCPYCPATFETGVGLSNHVRGHLHRAGLSYEARHVVSPEQIATSDKMQHFKRTGTGTPVKRVRKAIEKSETSSEHTCQLCGGWFDTKIGLSNHVRGHLKRLGKTKWDAHKSPICVLNEMMQNEEKYEKILKALNSRRIIPRPFVAQKFASNDDFLSQNVIPLEAYHNGLKTEDTSVSASEEEGLSFLNECDETKAVLHDEKKNQSLTLIELLKNKRLGEERNPDISPQKIHNQTARKRFVQKCVLPLNEDSPLMYQPQKMDLTMQSAPFLHMFEFTNPKWEQNEPQ; this comes from the exons ATGGATGACTTAGAGATAAATACTGAAGTCACTGGTGctaaagaagaagaagaaattctgTGTGGTGATAATTTCATATCTGAGGAAGAAGGTGGCATTCCTAAATCACAAGAGAGTGACACGTCATTTCAGAAGAACAATACACTGACTCTGCCTGGGGAGCTATCAAGGGACTTATCTGAAAAAGCCTTAAGTGGAGGCCAGACTTCTCTATTTATACACACTGGTGCTCCTACTGTTTCTAGTGAAAACTTTATCTTGTCTAGAGGAACTGCTGTTAATGGACCAGTTTCACACTCCACCTCAACTAAGACTTCCATTATGAATAAAGGCAGTGTTTCATTAACCACTGGACAGCCTGTAGGTCATCATACAGATTCCTGCTCAACTTTGACAGTGGTTCAAGACCTTCAGCTGCCTGCAAAGAGTACaacacaaaaatcaaatcagcaccaagttttatttttgttacctGATGTAGCGCATGCTAAGAACATGACTCATTCCATTAAAAATCTACCTACCTCTGCTTCAATTGGTTGTGATTCACAGAAATCAGTAGGTAATAGTGTAGATAGCACTTTAGTAGGCCAAGTAGAAGTTTGTGAGGATGATAAAAATTTACTGGTAAAAGATGATTGTGTTGATACATTAACAGGCATTTCCTCAGGTACAGGTGGTTTCAGATCGACATGTGATCCCAGCTGGGATCCACAGAAAGAGTTTATACAGTTTCTTATgacaaatgaagaaacaatAGAGAAGTCTCCAATTCACTGTAAAGTaggtttagaaaaaaagagaaaaagaaaaatggacgTTAGTAAAATAACACGCTATACTGAAGACTGTTTTGGTGATACAGGTTATATTCCTAGTAAATCAAAACTGCTAAGTGTTGACTTCTTAGAACAGAATGAAGAGCTACAAATGGTAGAACCACAACAATATTCATTGAATAAAGTAAAGCCTGAATCCACAGATGAAGAGCTGGAAGCTGTTGATGCTATCCAACAACTCATTTATAGTCCCACTGGTAGCTGTGCAGAAGATGCTTCTCCTGTTCACACTAGCACTTTTCTTtccaatactttaaaaaataaatgtgaacaGAATGATTCTGAATCACCATCTACTTTCAGTACCGATGAACCATCATTTTATCCCTGTACAAAGTGCAATGTGaattttagggagaaaaaacatctgCATAGGCATATGATGTACCATTTAGATGGGAACAGCCATTTCCGACATCTCAATGTCCCGCGGCCCTATGCATGTAGGGAATGTGGAAGGACATTTCGAGATCGTAATTCACTTCTTAAACATATGATAATTCACCAGGAAAGAAGGCAGAAACTGATGGAAGAAATCCGTGAGCTTAAAGAACTTCAGGATGAGGGTAGGAGTGCACGGTTACAGTGTCCCCAATGTGTATTTGGTACTAATTGTCCCAAAACATTTGTGCAGCATGCAAAGACCcatgaaaaagataaaagatactATTGCTGTGAGGAATGCAATTTCATGGCTGTGACAGAAAATGAACTTGAATGCCATCGAGGGATTGCTCATGGAGCAGTAGTCAAATGTTCCATTATTGGTAGTGACATGTCCCAgaggaaatcacagaaaaagGCATCCATGAAAGATCCATATTTAGGATCCTCAAAGAAGTCAGCAACATACATGTGTAAGATGTGTCCATTTACAACTTCGGctagaagcattttaaaaaaacacatggaaTACCTGCATCCAACATCTTGCATCGATCCCTTTCGTAGCCATCTTAGACtagaaaagaggaaaggcaGCATTATAGAAGAATCTTTAGATTTTGGTAGCAGGACAAAACAGTTGATGAAACAATCTTCTACATTTCCAAAGAACTCAGTTTTAAAACAGGATGTAAAAAGATCTTTTGGCTCTACTTCACAGTCCAGTAACTTCACCAAACTTCACAAGAGACCCTACAGGATACAGAAGGCCCGGAAAAGCGTTTCACAGTCATCT aaacttaactctgctgaaaaaaaagacagctatGAAACGGAGGATGAAAGTTCATGGGATAATGTTGAACTATGTGATTACACTACACACTCTGTGGAGGATGAATCTTACAGTGATATTAATCAGGAACATGTAAGCCTATTCCCTATATTCAAAGGTAAAATAGAAGATCATGAAGCTGTTGATAAATCTTCGCTTAGTTACGAGCAGAATGatggcttttattttgaatattatgAAGATGCTGAGGGTAGTAACTTCCTCCGTGAGCTGCATGATCCTCAGAATTTAGAAAATGTAGGATCAGCATTGCCAAAACATAATTCAGTTTTCCATTGGACTGATTTGTCGCTTGAAAAGAAGTCCTGCCCATACTGCCCAGCAACCTTTGAAACAGGTGTTGGATTGTCCAATCATGTCAGAGGGCATCTTCACAGAGCTGGATTGAGCTATGAAGCCCGTCATGTTGTTTCACCAGAACAGATAGCAACGAGTGacaaaatgcaacattttaaaagaactggAACAGGAACTCCTGTTAAGCGTGTTAGAAAAg caATTGAGAAATCTGAAACTTCCTCTGAGCATACGTGTCAGCTCTGTGGAGGCTGGTTTGATACTAAAATTGGATTATCAAATCATGTGCGCGGACACCTGAAGAGGCTTGGCAAAACCAAGTGGGATGCTCACAAGTCTCCGATCTGTGTTCTGAATGAGATGATGCAAAACGAAGAGAAGTATGAAAAAATTCTAAAGGCTTTGAATAGTCGCCGCATTATTCCCAGACCGTTTGTTGCTCAGAAATTTGCATCAAATGATGACTTCTTATCTCAGAATGTTATACCTCTTGAAGCATACCATAATGGCCTAAAGACTGAAGATACATCTGTGTCTGCATCGGAGGAAGAAGGGCTGAGTTTCCTAAATGAATGTGATGAAACAAAAGCAGTACtacatgatgaaaaaaaaaatcagtcacttACACTGATagaacttctgaaaaataaaaggttaggaGAAGAAAGGAATCCTGATATTTCTCCTCAAAAGATTCATAATCAAACTGCGAGAAAGAGGTTTGTTCAGAAATGTGTTCTTCCATTAAATGAAGACAGTCCATTGATGTATCAGCCACAAAAAATGGACTTGACTATGCAGTCAG CTCCTTTTCTGCATATGTTTGAGTTTACCAATCCAAAGTGGGAACAAAATGAACCTCAGTAA
- the ZNF644 gene encoding zinc finger protein 644 isoform X2 — protein sequence MDDLEINTEVTGAKEEEEILCGDNFISEEEGGIPKSQESDTSFQKNNTLTLPGELSRDLSEKALSGGQTSLFIHTGAPTVSSENFILSRGTAVNGPVSHSTSTKTSIMNKGSVSLTTGQPVGHHTDSCSTLTVVQDLQLPAKSTTQKSNQHQVLFLLPDVAHAKNMTHSIKNLPTSASIGCDSQKSVGNSVDSTLVGQVEVCEDDKNLLVKDDCVDTLTGISSGTGGFRSTCDPSWDPQKEFIQFLMTNEETIEKSPIHCKVGLEKKRKRKMDVSKITRYTEDCFGDTGYIPSKSKLLSVDFLEQNEELQMVEPQQYSLNKVKPESTDEELEAVDAIQQLIYSPTGSCAEDASPVHTSTFLSNTLKNKCEQNDSESPSTFSTDEPSFYPCTKCNVNFREKKHLHRHMMYHLDGNSHFRHLNVPRPYACRECGRTFRDRNSLLKHMIIHQERRQKLMEEIRELKELQDEGRSARLQCPQCVFGTNCPKTFVQHAKTHEKDKRYYCCEECNFMAVTENELECHRGIAHGAVVKCSIIGSDMSQRKSQKKASMKDPYLGSSKKSATYMCKMCPFTTSARSILKKHMEYLHPTSCIDPFRSHLRLEKRKGSIIEESLDFGSRTKQLMKQSSTFPKNSVLKQDVKRSFGSTSQSSNFTKLHKRPYRIQKARKSVSQSSKLNSAEKKDSYETEDESSWDNVELCDYTTHSVEDESYSDINQEHVSLFPIFKGKIEDHEAVDKSSLSYEQNDGFYFEYYEDAEGSNFLRELHDPQNLENVGSALPKHNSVFHWTDLSLEKKSCPYCPATFETGVGLSNHVRGHLHRAGLSYEARHVVSPEQIATSDKMQHFKRTGTGTPVKRVRKAIEKSETSSEHTCQLCGGWFDTKIGLSNHVRGHLKRLGKTKWDAHKSPICVLNEMMQNEEKYEKILKALNSRRIIPRPFVAQKFASNDDFLSQNVIPLEAYHNGLKTEDTSVSASEEEGLSFLNECDETKAVLHDEKKNQSLTLIELLKNKRLGEERNPDISPQKIHNQTARKRFVQKCVLPLNEDSPLMYQPQKMDLTMQSALDCKQKKSRSRSGSKKKMLPLPHSADEVYILRCRFCGLVFRGPLSVQEDWIKHLQRHIVNANLPRTGAGMVEVTSLLKKPASITETSFSLLMAEAAS from the exons ATGGATGACTTAGAGATAAATACTGAAGTCACTGGTGctaaagaagaagaagaaattctgTGTGGTGATAATTTCATATCTGAGGAAGAAGGTGGCATTCCTAAATCACAAGAGAGTGACACGTCATTTCAGAAGAACAATACACTGACTCTGCCTGGGGAGCTATCAAGGGACTTATCTGAAAAAGCCTTAAGTGGAGGCCAGACTTCTCTATTTATACACACTGGTGCTCCTACTGTTTCTAGTGAAAACTTTATCTTGTCTAGAGGAACTGCTGTTAATGGACCAGTTTCACACTCCACCTCAACTAAGACTTCCATTATGAATAAAGGCAGTGTTTCATTAACCACTGGACAGCCTGTAGGTCATCATACAGATTCCTGCTCAACTTTGACAGTGGTTCAAGACCTTCAGCTGCCTGCAAAGAGTACaacacaaaaatcaaatcagcaccaagttttatttttgttacctGATGTAGCGCATGCTAAGAACATGACTCATTCCATTAAAAATCTACCTACCTCTGCTTCAATTGGTTGTGATTCACAGAAATCAGTAGGTAATAGTGTAGATAGCACTTTAGTAGGCCAAGTAGAAGTTTGTGAGGATGATAAAAATTTACTGGTAAAAGATGATTGTGTTGATACATTAACAGGCATTTCCTCAGGTACAGGTGGTTTCAGATCGACATGTGATCCCAGCTGGGATCCACAGAAAGAGTTTATACAGTTTCTTATgacaaatgaagaaacaatAGAGAAGTCTCCAATTCACTGTAAAGTaggtttagaaaaaaagagaaaaagaaaaatggacgTTAGTAAAATAACACGCTATACTGAAGACTGTTTTGGTGATACAGGTTATATTCCTAGTAAATCAAAACTGCTAAGTGTTGACTTCTTAGAACAGAATGAAGAGCTACAAATGGTAGAACCACAACAATATTCATTGAATAAAGTAAAGCCTGAATCCACAGATGAAGAGCTGGAAGCTGTTGATGCTATCCAACAACTCATTTATAGTCCCACTGGTAGCTGTGCAGAAGATGCTTCTCCTGTTCACACTAGCACTTTTCTTtccaatactttaaaaaataaatgtgaacaGAATGATTCTGAATCACCATCTACTTTCAGTACCGATGAACCATCATTTTATCCCTGTACAAAGTGCAATGTGaattttagggagaaaaaacatctgCATAGGCATATGATGTACCATTTAGATGGGAACAGCCATTTCCGACATCTCAATGTCCCGCGGCCCTATGCATGTAGGGAATGTGGAAGGACATTTCGAGATCGTAATTCACTTCTTAAACATATGATAATTCACCAGGAAAGAAGGCAGAAACTGATGGAAGAAATCCGTGAGCTTAAAGAACTTCAGGATGAGGGTAGGAGTGCACGGTTACAGTGTCCCCAATGTGTATTTGGTACTAATTGTCCCAAAACATTTGTGCAGCATGCAAAGACCcatgaaaaagataaaagatactATTGCTGTGAGGAATGCAATTTCATGGCTGTGACAGAAAATGAACTTGAATGCCATCGAGGGATTGCTCATGGAGCAGTAGTCAAATGTTCCATTATTGGTAGTGACATGTCCCAgaggaaatcacagaaaaagGCATCCATGAAAGATCCATATTTAGGATCCTCAAAGAAGTCAGCAACATACATGTGTAAGATGTGTCCATTTACAACTTCGGctagaagcattttaaaaaaacacatggaaTACCTGCATCCAACATCTTGCATCGATCCCTTTCGTAGCCATCTTAGACtagaaaagaggaaaggcaGCATTATAGAAGAATCTTTAGATTTTGGTAGCAGGACAAAACAGTTGATGAAACAATCTTCTACATTTCCAAAGAACTCAGTTTTAAAACAGGATGTAAAAAGATCTTTTGGCTCTACTTCACAGTCCAGTAACTTCACCAAACTTCACAAGAGACCCTACAGGATACAGAAGGCCCGGAAAAGCGTTTCACAGTCATCT aaacttaactctgctgaaaaaaaagacagctatGAAACGGAGGATGAAAGTTCATGGGATAATGTTGAACTATGTGATTACACTACACACTCTGTGGAGGATGAATCTTACAGTGATATTAATCAGGAACATGTAAGCCTATTCCCTATATTCAAAGGTAAAATAGAAGATCATGAAGCTGTTGATAAATCTTCGCTTAGTTACGAGCAGAATGatggcttttattttgaatattatgAAGATGCTGAGGGTAGTAACTTCCTCCGTGAGCTGCATGATCCTCAGAATTTAGAAAATGTAGGATCAGCATTGCCAAAACATAATTCAGTTTTCCATTGGACTGATTTGTCGCTTGAAAAGAAGTCCTGCCCATACTGCCCAGCAACCTTTGAAACAGGTGTTGGATTGTCCAATCATGTCAGAGGGCATCTTCACAGAGCTGGATTGAGCTATGAAGCCCGTCATGTTGTTTCACCAGAACAGATAGCAACGAGTGacaaaatgcaacattttaaaagaactggAACAGGAACTCCTGTTAAGCGTGTTAGAAAAg caATTGAGAAATCTGAAACTTCCTCTGAGCATACGTGTCAGCTCTGTGGAGGCTGGTTTGATACTAAAATTGGATTATCAAATCATGTGCGCGGACACCTGAAGAGGCTTGGCAAAACCAAGTGGGATGCTCACAAGTCTCCGATCTGTGTTCTGAATGAGATGATGCAAAACGAAGAGAAGTATGAAAAAATTCTAAAGGCTTTGAATAGTCGCCGCATTATTCCCAGACCGTTTGTTGCTCAGAAATTTGCATCAAATGATGACTTCTTATCTCAGAATGTTATACCTCTTGAAGCATACCATAATGGCCTAAAGACTGAAGATACATCTGTGTCTGCATCGGAGGAAGAAGGGCTGAGTTTCCTAAATGAATGTGATGAAACAAAAGCAGTACtacatgatgaaaaaaaaaatcagtcacttACACTGATagaacttctgaaaaataaaaggttaggaGAAGAAAGGAATCCTGATATTTCTCCTCAAAAGATTCATAATCAAACTGCGAGAAAGAGGTTTGTTCAGAAATGTGTTCTTCCATTAAATGAAGACAGTCCATTGATGTATCAGCCACAAAAAATGGACTTGACTATGCAGTCAG